The following proteins are co-located in the Acidobacteriota bacterium genome:
- a CDS encoding NAD-dependent epimerase yields the protein MKLLVTGAAGFIGMYVAERLITRGDEVIGLDNLNDYYDVRLKKARLARLEPHENFEFVQLDVADRDGIPDLFARERPERVIHLAAQAGVRYSLRNPHAYIDSNIVGFMNILEGCRHNGVEHLVYASSSSIYGANTRMPFSTSDVVDHPVSLYAASKKANELMAHTYSHLYRLPTTGLRFFTVYGPWGRPDMALFLFTKAILSGEPINLFNEGKMRRDFTYIDDIVEGVIRVTDRIPEPDPSWDGDDPDPATSSAPYRLYNIGNHTPVELMDFVRHIEEAVGRKAETNPMPMQPGDVPATFADVENLARDVGFAPATPIDEGIRRFVSWYREYYDV from the coding sequence TTGAAACTTCTGGTCACAGGGGCGGCAGGTTTCATCGGAATGTACGTCGCGGAGCGTCTGATCACCCGCGGGGATGAGGTGATCGGCCTCGACAATCTCAACGACTACTACGATGTCCGGCTCAAGAAAGCCCGGCTCGCCCGGCTCGAGCCTCACGAGAACTTCGAGTTCGTCCAGCTCGACGTCGCGGATCGGGACGGAATCCCCGATCTCTTCGCTCGCGAGCGGCCCGAGCGCGTCATCCATCTCGCCGCTCAGGCCGGGGTCCGTTATTCGCTGCGGAATCCGCACGCGTACATCGACAGCAACATCGTCGGTTTCATGAACATCCTCGAAGGATGCCGGCACAACGGAGTCGAGCATCTCGTCTATGCCTCCTCGAGCTCGATCTACGGCGCGAACACCCGGATGCCGTTCTCGACGAGCGACGTCGTCGACCACCCGGTGAGCCTCTACGCCGCCAGCAAGAAGGCCAACGAGCTGATGGCCCATACCTACAGCCACCTCTACCGCCTCCCGACGACCGGGCTGAGATTCTTCACGGTCTACGGTCCCTGGGGCCGCCCCGACATGGCGCTCTTTCTCTTCACGAAGGCGATCCTCTCGGGCGAGCCGATCAATCTCTTCAACGAGGGGAAGATGCGGCGCGACTTCACCTACATCGACGACATCGTCGAAGGAGTCATCCGGGTCACCGACCGGATTCCGGAGCCCGATCCCTCCTGGGACGGCGACGACCCCGACCCGGCGACGAGCTCCGCGCCGTATCGTCTCTACAACATCGGCAACCACACGCCGGTCGAGCTGATGGATTTCGTCCGTCACATCGAGGAGGCCGTCGGGAGAAAGGCCGAGACCAACCCGATGCCGATGCAGCCCGGCGACGTCCCGGCGACCTTCGCCGATGTCGAGAACCTCGCCCGCGACGTCGGCTTCGCCCCGGCCACTCCGATCGACGAAGGCATCCGCCGCTTCGTCTCCTGGTACCGCGAGTACTACGACGTGTGA
- a CDS encoding ribbon-helix-helix protein, CopG family: MPVSVRLDDETKKMLDRISRLKRIPRSEVIRRGIGLMAREEGLDRDGVNVAEQLESVIGSVTGGPPELSERTGDRFRELVSGRRRG; the protein is encoded by the coding sequence ATGCCAGTGAGTGTACGGTTGGATGACGAGACGAAGAAGATGCTGGATCGGATTTCCCGACTCAAGCGGATTCCGCGCTCCGAAGTGATTCGGCGGGGGATCGGGCTGATGGCACGGGAGGAAGGGCTCGACCGCGATGGAGTGAATGTCGCGGAGCAGCTCGAGTCCGTCATCGGTTCCGTGACGGGAGGGCCTCCGGAGCTCTCCGAGAGGACCGGCGATCGGTTCCGTGAGCTCGTCTCCGGGCGAAGAAGAGGGTAG
- a CDS encoding SLC13 family permease has product MTLGPDAWITLGATALIFIALIRELASPDLVFVAALLLLMITGVLTPSEALVGFSNPAVLAIAALFVVAAAVIRSGALSFLYPVMAPRPNATPARSVAGLIIPAAAISAFTNNTPLVAILTPLVRQWGLKAGISPSRLLMPMAFATTIGGTMTLIGTSTNLLVSALLAADGHGLLGLWEMSAVGVPIAIVGVLYLIFVAPRILPDRIEVATDEDRSARAFQFELAIPEGSPLDGRSIEEAALRNLQGAFVAHIYRDGELIGPVRPDQRLQTGDRVAFVGDPSIMADLLGRGDLVRPIETPSTTPSEELPLFHAVVAAHSTLVGRTLRDVDFRNNYEAVVLGIHRSGQRVTKPLGRTRLEPGDLLLVEGHGAFETATANSGDFYLVSPVRRKEMVEKKKAPVVLAIVALMVTAVSFGWVDLVTASLAAALGVIGFRVITPVDARKNVNLPVVIMVAAGIGLGQAFAKTGLANLVANQVIDLTRPIGAIGVLAAIYILTNLLTELLTNQASAVIVFPIAIATAVEIGANPHAFAIAVAIAASAGFATPIGYQTHLMVMNAGGYRFTDYTRTGLPLNFIVAAVAIPMIAWIWL; this is encoded by the coding sequence ATGACGCTCGGTCCCGACGCATGGATCACGCTCGGGGCAACCGCGCTCATCTTCATCGCGCTGATCCGGGAGCTCGCGAGTCCCGACCTGGTATTCGTGGCCGCGCTGCTTCTGCTGATGATCACCGGCGTGCTCACACCCTCCGAGGCTCTCGTCGGATTCTCCAATCCGGCGGTGCTCGCGATCGCGGCGCTGTTCGTGGTGGCGGCGGCGGTGATCCGCTCGGGTGCGCTCTCGTTTCTCTATCCGGTGATGGCGCCCCGCCCGAATGCCACTCCGGCACGTTCGGTGGCGGGACTGATCATTCCGGCCGCCGCGATCTCCGCGTTCACGAACAACACCCCGCTCGTGGCGATCCTCACGCCGCTGGTGAGGCAGTGGGGTCTGAAGGCCGGTATTTCTCCGTCGAGGCTCCTGATGCCGATGGCGTTCGCCACGACGATCGGCGGAACGATGACCCTGATCGGGACCTCGACGAACCTTCTGGTGTCGGCGCTGCTGGCCGCCGACGGACACGGGCTGCTCGGGTTGTGGGAGATGAGCGCCGTCGGCGTCCCGATCGCGATCGTCGGCGTGCTCTATCTCATCTTCGTCGCACCGAGGATCCTGCCCGATCGGATCGAGGTGGCGACCGACGAAGACCGGAGCGCACGCGCGTTCCAGTTCGAGCTCGCGATTCCGGAGGGCTCGCCGCTCGATGGACGGTCGATCGAGGAGGCCGCCCTTCGCAATCTACAGGGGGCGTTCGTCGCCCACATCTATCGGGACGGCGAGCTGATCGGTCCGGTCCGTCCGGACCAGCGTCTCCAGACCGGAGATCGCGTCGCGTTCGTCGGCGATCCCTCGATCATGGCCGATCTGCTCGGCCGGGGCGACCTCGTCCGCCCCATCGAAACCCCCTCGACCACCCCCTCGGAGGAGCTCCCGCTCTTCCACGCGGTCGTCGCCGCCCACTCCACGCTCGTCGGCAGAACTCTCCGCGACGTCGACTTTCGCAACAACTACGAGGCCGTCGTCCTCGGGATCCATCGGAGCGGCCAGCGGGTGACGAAACCGCTCGGGCGGACCCGCCTGGAGCCGGGAGATCTCCTTCTCGTGGAGGGTCACGGCGCCTTCGAGACCGCGACGGCGAACAGCGGCGACTTCTACCTCGTCTCACCCGTTCGGAGGAAGGAGATGGTCGAGAAGAAAAAAGCACCCGTGGTTCTGGCGATCGTCGCGCTGATGGTTACCGCGGTCTCGTTCGGCTGGGTCGATCTGGTGACTGCGTCGCTCGCGGCGGCGCTCGGCGTCATCGGATTCCGGGTGATCACGCCCGTCGACGCCCGAAAAAACGTCAATCTTCCGGTCGTGATCATGGTCGCCGCCGGGATCGGACTCGGCCAGGCCTTCGCGAAGACCGGGCTGGCCAATCTCGTCGCGAACCAGGTCATCGACCTCACCCGTCCGATCGGCGCGATCGGCGTACTCGCGGCGATCTACATTCTGACGAATCTGCTGACTGAGCTTCTCACCAATCAGGCGAGCGCGGTCATCGTCTTTCCGATCGCAATCGCGACCGCGGTCGAGATCGGCGCCAACCCGCACGCCTTCGCCATCGCCGTTGCCATCGCCGCCTCGGCTGGGTTCGCGACCCCCATCGGCTACCAGACGCACCTGATGGTGATGAACGCCGGCGGATACCGGTTCACCGATTACACGCGGACGGGCCTGCCTCTGAACTTCATCGTCGCCGCCGTCGCGATCCCGATGATCGCCTGGATCTGGCTTTAG
- the cysQ gene encoding 3'(2'),5'-bisphosphate nucleotidase CysQ, translated as MKDELIRIVREAGNAIMAAKSLHFDAKADGSPVTAADRAAHEVIMRELSQISEIPIISEEGSSLPEQIPDEFWLVDPLDGTKELLKDSGEFTVNVALIRSGTPVLGVVHLPAKNVTYLGDDDGASLFGGDREATIRVTEGSFSPVRICVSRDHVTDRDEEIIAKFGDCTRIPAGSALKLCLVAEGSADLYIRAGNTMEWDIAAAHAVLVGAGGSIRTLEGAGLTYGKPGFLNPGFVASANSLLIDRALA; from the coding sequence ATGAAGGACGAGCTCATCCGAATCGTTCGTGAGGCCGGAAACGCGATCATGGCCGCGAAATCCCTTCACTTCGACGCCAAGGCCGACGGATCTCCCGTCACCGCCGCGGATCGAGCCGCACACGAAGTCATCATGCGCGAGCTCTCGCAGATCTCGGAGATCCCGATCATCTCCGAGGAGGGAAGCTCCCTTCCAGAGCAGATACCCGATGAATTCTGGCTCGTCGACCCGCTCGACGGAACGAAGGAGCTGCTGAAGGACTCGGGCGAGTTCACCGTGAACGTCGCGCTGATCCGATCCGGCACCCCGGTCCTCGGAGTCGTCCATCTGCCGGCGAAGAACGTCACCTACCTCGGCGACGATGATGGCGCATCCCTCTTCGGTGGCGACCGCGAGGCGACGATTCGAGTCACGGAGGGCTCGTTCTCGCCGGTTCGAATCTGCGTGAGCCGTGATCACGTCACCGACAGGGACGAGGAGATCATCGCGAAATTCGGCGATTGCACGCGAATCCCTGCGGGAAGCGCGCTCAAGCTCTGTCTCGTCGCCGAGGGATCGGCGGACCTCTACATCCGCGCGGGAAACACCATGGAGTGGGACATCGCGGCCGCGCATGCGGTTCTCGTCGGAGCCGGAGGATCGATTCGAACGCTCGAGGGGGCCGGTCTCACGTATGGAAAGCCGGGGTTTCTCAATCCCGGATTTGTGGCGTCGGCGAACAGTTTGCTGATCGACAGGGCACTCGCATGA
- a CDS encoding PIN domain-containing protein, whose translation MILLDAGPMIAILHRDDSHHDACVKVLRGLSEPMLTVWPAVTEAMYLLGFSTDAQQRLWEFLGSDAIAIAELDKADFPRMRELMDKYSDLPMDLADAALVRVAERERLGKIFTIDRRDFEIYRPADMRRFRILP comes from the coding sequence ATGATCCTGCTCGATGCGGGACCGATGATCGCGATCCTGCACCGCGACGACAGCCATCATGACGCCTGCGTAAAGGTTCTTCGCGGGCTCTCAGAGCCGATGCTCACCGTCTGGCCCGCCGTGACAGAAGCGATGTACCTCCTCGGGTTTTCGACCGATGCACAACAGAGGTTGTGGGAGTTTCTCGGGAGCGATGCTATTGCAATCGCCGAGCTCGACAAGGCCGACTTCCCGAGAATGCGGGAGCTCATGGACAAGTACAGCGATCTTCCGATGGATCTTGCCGATGCGGCCCTGGTACGCGTCGCAGAGCGGGAGAGGCTCGGGAAGATCTTCACGATCGATCGTCGCGATTTCGAGATCTATCGGCCTGCGGATATGCGGAGGTTTCGGATCCTGCCGTGA
- the cysN gene encoding sulfate adenylyltransferase subunit CysN codes for MSSVARADGRSIHDLVERYEERDLLRFLTCGSVDDGKSTLIGRLLHDSNLVYEDQLAAAKRATKPGGEEIDYSLLLDGLDAEREQGITIDVAYRYFSTAKRKFIIADTPGHEQYTRNMVTGASNCDLAIILIDARKGVLRQTRRHMFIASLLGIRHLVVAVNKMDLVGYDEQTFERIRHSVSDFAAKLQISDMEFIPLSALKGDNVVHRSEAMPWYQGPPLLPFLETVHIASDRNLIDMRFPVQYVLRPNADFRGYCGSVVSGVVRKGQDVVVLPSGRRAKIRSVLSDDSEVDEAPAPMSVTITLTEEVDVSRGDMIVPENNNPHLSQHLEAMLVWMTDEPLKPDSAFIVKHTTMESPAVVSDIRYRINVDDLHRQETGSLELNEIGRIRLEVPRPVAYDAYVRNRQTGSFILIDRISNATVAAGMIVDRESVEDSLEHRRSVDAGSNLREEDRSLIPEGAKAQRLAQEPVVVWLTGLPRSGKSSIAWALEAELFGLGRHVAVLDGERIRRTISADLGFSHADRMENVRRTAELARELLRQGMQVIVALVSQSEDQRAVAREIIGGDRLIEVFCDAPLEVCEARDTAGLYARARTGEITNVTGINFPYEAPARADLTLPTDQWDVDRSVEAVVEVLRERGFLGR; via the coding sequence ATGAGCAGCGTTGCCAGGGCCGACGGCCGATCGATTCACGACCTCGTAGAGCGCTACGAGGAACGGGACCTTCTCCGCTTTCTCACCTGCGGCAGCGTCGACGACGGAAAGTCGACGCTGATCGGGCGCCTCCTCCACGACTCGAACCTCGTCTACGAGGACCAGCTCGCCGCGGCGAAACGCGCGACCAAACCGGGTGGCGAGGAGATCGATTACTCCCTACTGCTCGACGGTCTCGACGCCGAGCGCGAACAGGGGATCACGATCGACGTTGCCTACCGCTACTTCTCCACCGCAAAACGGAAGTTCATCATTGCCGACACGCCCGGGCACGAGCAGTACACCCGGAACATGGTGACCGGCGCCTCGAACTGCGATCTCGCCATCATCCTGATCGATGCGAGGAAGGGCGTGCTCCGCCAGACCCGGCGCCACATGTTCATCGCCTCGCTTCTCGGCATCCGGCATCTCGTCGTCGCCGTCAACAAGATGGACCTGGTGGGGTACGACGAGCAGACTTTCGAACGCATTCGCCACTCCGTGTCGGATTTTGCGGCGAAGCTCCAGATCAGCGACATGGAGTTCATTCCGCTCTCCGCGCTCAAGGGCGACAACGTGGTTCATCGCAGCGAGGCGATGCCCTGGTATCAGGGTCCCCCATTGCTGCCCTTTCTGGAGACCGTGCACATCGCGAGCGACCGGAACCTGATCGACATGAGATTTCCGGTCCAGTACGTCCTCCGGCCGAATGCCGATTTCCGGGGCTATTGCGGCTCGGTCGTTTCGGGGGTGGTCCGGAAAGGGCAGGACGTGGTCGTCCTCCCATCCGGACGGCGCGCCAAGATTCGCTCGGTGCTCTCGGATGACTCCGAGGTCGATGAGGCGCCTGCACCGATGTCGGTGACGATCACGCTCACCGAAGAGGTGGACGTCAGCCGCGGCGACATGATCGTCCCCGAGAACAACAACCCGCACCTGTCGCAACATCTGGAGGCGATGCTCGTCTGGATGACCGACGAGCCGCTGAAACCCGACAGCGCGTTCATCGTGAAGCACACGACGATGGAGTCGCCCGCGGTGGTGTCCGACATCCGGTACCGGATCAACGTGGATGACCTTCACCGGCAGGAGACCGGAAGCCTCGAGCTCAACGAGATCGGGCGGATCAGACTGGAAGTCCCCCGGCCGGTGGCTTACGACGCCTACGTGAGAAACCGCCAGACGGGGTCGTTCATCCTGATCGATCGCATCTCGAACGCGACGGTCGCCGCGGGGATGATCGTCGACAGGGAGTCGGTAGAGGATTCGCTCGAGCACCGGCGATCAGTCGATGCCGGCAGCAACCTGCGCGAGGAGGATCGATCGCTGATCCCGGAAGGTGCGAAGGCGCAGAGGCTGGCGCAGGAGCCGGTCGTCGTCTGGCTGACCGGACTGCCCCGCTCCGGAAAATCCTCGATCGCCTGGGCGCTGGAAGCCGAGCTGTTCGGTCTCGGGCGTCACGTCGCGGTCCTCGACGGCGAGCGGATCCGGCGGACGATCAGCGCAGATCTCGGATTCAGCCACGCCGACCGGATGGAGAACGTCCGGCGAACGGCCGAGCTCGCGAGGGAGCTGCTGAGACAGGGGATGCAGGTGATCGTCGCGCTCGTGTCGCAGTCGGAGGATCAGCGGGCGGTCGCGCGCGAGATCATCGGCGGGGACCGGCTGATCGAGGTCTTCTGCGACGCCCCGCTCGAGGTCTGTGAAGCGCGTGACACGGCGGGCCTCTACGCGCGTGCGCGGACCGGAGAGATCACCAACGTGACCGGTATCAACTTTCCCTACGAGGCTCCGGCTCGGGCGGATCTGACGCTGCCGACGGATCAATGGGACGTCGATCGAAGCGTCGAAGCCGTCGTCGAAGTGCTGCGAGAGCGAGGTTTTCTCGGTCGATGA
- the cysC gene encoding adenylyl-sulfate kinase has translation MSSPESKNIQWQDGEVDPSDRERLLGQRGCVFWLTGLSGSGKSAIAYEAEKQLISRGHLSFVLDGDNIRHGLSGDLGFSPEDRAENARRVAEVGRLIAETGTIVLIALISPERKERERARTIIGSRRFFEVWIATPLEVCEKRDPKGLYAKARAGEIENFTGISAPYEEPEFPALVLAEEGESLDVSVERLLGFIESSGILKSDERRVTSDE, from the coding sequence ATGAGCTCCCCCGAATCGAAGAACATCCAGTGGCAGGACGGGGAAGTCGATCCGTCGGATCGCGAGCGACTCCTCGGGCAGCGGGGCTGCGTGTTCTGGCTGACGGGGCTCTCCGGGTCGGGAAAGTCGGCGATCGCCTACGAAGCCGAGAAACAGCTGATCAGCAGAGGTCATCTCTCCTTCGTTCTCGACGGAGACAACATCCGGCATGGCTTGAGCGGCGACCTCGGGTTCAGCCCGGAGGACCGGGCGGAGAACGCGAGACGGGTCGCCGAGGTGGGAAGACTGATCGCCGAGACGGGAACGATCGTGCTGATCGCGCTGATCTCACCGGAGCGGAAGGAGCGTGAGCGGGCGCGAACGATCATCGGCAGCCGGCGGTTCTTCGAGGTGTGGATCGCGACGCCTCTGGAAGTGTGCGAGAAGAGAGATCCGAAGGGACTCTACGCGAAGGCCCGGGCGGGGGAGATCGAGAACTTCACGGGGATCTCGGCGCCCTACGAGGAGCCAGAGTTTCCGGCGCTCGTTCTGGCCGAAGAGGGGGAGTCACTCGATGTCTCAGTGGAGAGGTTGCTCGGATTCATCGAGTCGAGCGGGATTCTGAAGAGCGACGAGCGGCGAGTGACGAGCGACGAGTGA
- the galE gene encoding UDP-glucose 4-epimerase GalE: protein MKVLVTGGAGYIGSVVVEKLVDGGHDVEILDNLSTGHREAVPEGVPLHVIDLLDRDAMITNVRGIAPDAVMHLAAVAVVPESVADPGKYFRQNVTGTINLLDAMVEAKVGKIIFSSTAAVYGEPEELPITEEAKVDPTNPYGESKLAVERMLRWYENAHDLRYGVLRYFNASGATERNGERREEETHLIPLVLAAATGSGEPLSIFGTDWDTRDGTCIRDYVHVEDLATAHLKLIPLLDRRSATYNLGCGGEGYTVREVIAAAEKVTGMTVPFVEAPRRPGDPAALVASSEKMKRETGWEPQHDELEKIVASAWEWMKKSEE, encoded by the coding sequence ATGAAAGTTCTCGTAACCGGGGGAGCCGGCTACATCGGGTCAGTCGTCGTCGAGAAGCTCGTCGACGGCGGTCACGATGTGGAAATTCTCGACAATCTCTCGACGGGGCATAGAGAAGCAGTGCCCGAAGGCGTTCCTCTCCATGTGATCGATCTCCTCGACCGGGATGCGATGATCACCAACGTGCGGGGAATCGCGCCGGACGCGGTCATGCATCTGGCCGCCGTGGCGGTCGTTCCGGAGTCGGTTGCCGATCCGGGGAAGTACTTCCGCCAGAACGTCACGGGGACGATCAACCTCCTCGATGCGATGGTCGAAGCGAAGGTGGGGAAGATCATCTTCTCATCGACCGCGGCCGTTTACGGCGAACCGGAAGAGTTGCCGATCACCGAAGAAGCGAAGGTCGATCCGACGAATCCCTACGGCGAATCGAAGCTGGCTGTCGAGCGGATGCTTCGCTGGTACGAGAACGCTCATGATCTGCGATATGGGGTTCTCCGGTACTTCAATGCCAGCGGCGCGACCGAGAGGAACGGCGAGCGAAGGGAAGAGGAAACGCATCTGATCCCGCTCGTTCTGGCTGCGGCGACGGGCTCGGGGGAGCCGCTGTCGATCTTCGGCACTGACTGGGATACGCGCGACGGTACCTGCATTCGCGATTACGTTCACGTCGAGGATCTCGCGACGGCGCATCTGAAACTGATCCCGCTGCTCGACCGGCGCAGCGCCACCTACAACCTCGGTTGCGGCGGCGAGGGCTACACGGTGCGCGAAGTCATCGCCGCGGCGGAAAAGGTCACCGGGATGACCGTCCCCTTCGTCGAGGCGCCCAGGAGACCGGGCGATCCCGCCGCGCTGGTAGCCAGCAGCGAAAAGATGAAGCGCGAGACCGGCTGGGAGCCGCAGCACGACGAGCTCGAGAAGATCGTGGCCTCGGCGTGGGAGTGGATGAAGAAGAGTGAAGAGTGA